ACTTCATGCGTTCCGCGATCGCCCCCACGATCAGCGCGGGGGTGATGATCGCAAACATCAATTGATACATGGAGAAGACGTTGTGCGATACCCAGAAGGAATAATCCGTGTTGGGATTCGAATCCACACCCTTCAAGAACATGTGTTTCGTGAAGTCGCCAATCACCGCTCCCGCTCCGTCGCCACCGGCGAATACGAAGCTATAGCCGAAAGCCCACCACAGGATGGTGACCAAACCGGCGATGCCGAGGCATTGTGCCATCACCGAGAGCACGTTCTTTTTCCGCACCAACCCGCCGTAGAACAGCGCGAGGCCAGGCAGGGTCATGAACAGCACGAGCGCCGAGCTGGTCATCATCCAGCCGTTGTGTCCAGGACCGGCACCGCTGATCATGGACTTCACGTTATTTGTCGGCGTATCGGCCAGGCGGCCGGCGTTATTCACGTAGGCCTCGAGGTCGGCGATCCGTTGGTCCAGCGTGGGATCCTTGGGACCGGCGTTGGTTGTGGCACCGCCATCGGCGGCGCGTACTGGAATGGCGCTGGCGATAAACGCCACCGCCAAAGCCGTTAGTAACAAGATCTTTTTCATAATACGGTAAAAGCTAAAGGTTGATTAATTGGTTTTGTTGTTTCGTGTGATTCAAGGCGGGTGCGTTTAAATCGCTTGTTCGCCTTTTTCCTCGGTGCGGATGCGCACGGCTTCCGACACGGGCGAGATGAAGATTTTTCCATCACCAATTTTGCCGGTTTTGGCCGCCTTGACGATTGCCTTGATGGCGTCATCCGCGCGGTTATCGGCGATGACCAGTTCCAGCTTGATCTTGGGAAGGAAATCCACGGTGTATTCGCTACCCCGGTAGATTTCCGTATGACCCTTCTGACGGCCGAAGCCTTTGACTTCAGTGACCGTCATGCCTTCGATGCCCACTTCGCTCAGGGCTTCTTTGACTTCCTCCAATTTGAAGGGTTTGATAATTGCTTCGACCTTTTTCATAATTTCAGTTTTCTATTTTAATTTTAGTTCAAGTTCGTTGTCCAATCTCCGGTTTTCCAGTCCACTACTTCCAGTTTAACCCCGCGCAACCCAGCCCCAACCTCCTTGGCGTTTTTGTTGAAAAATCGTCCGCTCAGGGCCCGTGAGCGAGCACGTACCATAAACCCCTTGGCGCCCGGTGTTTCGCCGGGGTGGCTCAATTTGTTCATGATCACATTCTTCATGCGCAATACCCTCTAAGCAACGGCTGTGCCAAGTATGAAATTTTGATGATGTTCATTTGTAAGTCATTGCAATAAAGAATATTGTGTATTTGAAAATAAATTTACATAAGCGGATAGTGGCATTGGCGTGTTGTTGCACAGCCAAGGTGGCTATTTTTATCCACTAGCAGCCTGTCGGACTTAACAATGCGGATTTTTTGCAGGTTTTTGAATAA
The DNA window shown above is from Verrucomicrobiota bacterium and carries:
- a CDS encoding P-II family nitrogen regulator, which encodes MKKVEAIIKPFKLEEVKEALSEVGIEGMTVTEVKGFGRQKGHTEIYRGSEYTVDFLPKIKLELVIADNRADDAIKAIVKAAKTGKIGDGKIFISPVSEAVRIRTEEKGEQAI